Proteins encoded within one genomic window of candidate division WOR-1 bacterium RIFOXYB2_FULL_36_35:
- a CDS encoding bifunctional phosphoribosylaminoimidazolecarboxamide formyltransferase/IMP cyclohydrolase, translating to MPDPKTQTKKQKPIALLSVWNKKGLASFARGLVKSGYDIVSSGGTAKFLKKSGVKVTEVSRLTNYPHMLGGRVKTLHPLIHGGILANRSLKDHQKDMQKFGIRPIDIVVCNLYPFNETISKPNCTLSDAVENIDIGGPCMVRAAAKNFKDVAVIVDPADYSLILRELKYNSGKTTVDTRKLLALKAFRLTRLYDTSISHYLSEKFEGEELFPSNVQINLQKIQDLRYGENPHQKAAFYRETVVPFKGAIVDAEQLHGKELSFNNIVDIDSAWNIVNYFADTTVAVIKHNNPCGAAKGKTPSDAFKKAFACDTVSAFGSIIACNKEIDMEMVEAIGKLFVEAIIAPSYSKEALDKLKEKKNLRIMKSSLMGSRYNVLDYKRVMGGLLIQDMDTAQLGINDTKTVTKREPSLHQMDDLFFAWGIAKHVKSNTIVFVKNGATVGIGAGQMSRIDATEIAGKKAGEKTKGAVMASDAFFPFRDNVDLAAKLGISAIIQPGGSVRDQESIDAANEHGIAMIFTGCRHFRH from the coding sequence ATCCCAGATCCCAAAACCCAAACAAAGAAACAAAAACCGATTGCCCTTCTTAGTGTCTGGAATAAAAAAGGTCTAGCCTCATTTGCACGCGGACTTGTAAAAAGTGGGTATGATATTGTCTCCTCCGGCGGCACTGCAAAATTCCTAAAAAAATCAGGTGTAAAAGTCACAGAAGTCTCACGCCTTACAAATTATCCTCATATGTTGGGTGGGCGTGTTAAGACTTTGCATCCTTTAATTCATGGAGGAATTCTTGCCAATCGATCATTGAAAGATCATCAAAAAGATATGCAGAAGTTTGGCATAAGGCCTATTGATATTGTAGTTTGCAATCTTTATCCGTTTAATGAAACTATTTCAAAGCCGAATTGTACACTTTCTGATGCTGTTGAAAATATCGATATCGGAGGGCCGTGTATGGTCCGAGCCGCGGCGAAAAATTTCAAAGATGTGGCTGTAATTGTAGATCCTGCCGATTATTCTCTTATTTTAAGGGAACTTAAATATAATAGTGGAAAAACTACAGTTGATACGCGTAAGCTTTTGGCATTAAAAGCTTTTAGACTTACCAGGCTTTATGATACATCCATTAGTCATTATCTGTCTGAAAAATTTGAGGGAGAAGAGCTTTTTCCTTCAAACGTTCAGATAAATTTACAAAAAATTCAAGATTTAAGATATGGAGAAAATCCTCATCAAAAAGCAGCATTTTATAGGGAAACAGTAGTCCCTTTTAAAGGAGCAATTGTTGATGCAGAGCAGCTTCATGGGAAAGAGTTGTCTTTTAATAATATAGTTGACATAGATTCTGCATGGAATATAGTAAACTATTTTGCAGATACCACAGTTGCTGTAATCAAGCACAACAATCCTTGTGGAGCTGCAAAAGGGAAAACACCTTCAGATGCTTTCAAGAAAGCTTTTGCCTGTGACACTGTCTCTGCATTTGGAAGTATTATAGCTTGTAACAAAGAAATTGACATGGAAATGGTAGAAGCAATCGGAAAACTTTTTGTTGAGGCTATTATTGCTCCCTCTTATTCAAAAGAGGCTCTTGATAAACTGAAAGAAAAGAAAAATCTTAGGATTATGAAGTCTTCTTTAATGGGATCACGTTATAATGTTTTAGACTATAAGAGAGTTATGGGCGGACTTTTGATCCAAGATATGGATACGGCTCAGCTTGGTATAAATGATACAAAGACAGTCACAAAAAGAGAGCCGTCTCTTCATCAGATGGATGATCTGTTTTTTGCTTGGGGGATCGCAAAGCATGTTAAATCAAATACTATTGTTTTTGTAAAAAATGGCGCAACAGTTGGTATTGGGGCAGGACAAATGAGCAGGATTGATGCTACGGAAATCGCAGGAAAAAAGGCAGGAGAGAAGACAAAAGGGGCTGTTATGGCTTCAGATGCTTTTTTCCCTTTTAGGGATAATGTAGATCTTGCTGCGAAACTAGGGATTTCTGCTATAATCCAACCTGGTGGAAGTGTTAGGGACCAAGAGTCTATCGATGCCGCGAATGAACATGGAATTGCGATGATCTTTACAGGTTGCAGGCATTTTAGGCACTAA